The proteins below come from a single Rhinolophus ferrumequinum isolate MPI-CBG mRhiFer1 chromosome 8, mRhiFer1_v1.p, whole genome shotgun sequence genomic window:
- the BZW1 gene encoding eIF5-mimic protein 2 isoform X2, giving the protein MLLEQNLITADMQKHSLTFWWPVECWVSVFNKLIRRYKYLEKGFEDEVKKLLLFLKGFSESERNKLAMLTGVLLANGTLNASILNSLYNENLVKEGVSAAFAVKLFKSWINEKDINAVASSLRKVSMDNRLMELFPANKQSVEHFTKYFTEAGLKELSEYVRNQQTIGARKELQKELQEQMSRGDPFKDIILYVKEEMKKNNIPEPVVIGIIWSSVMSTVEWNKKEELVAEQAIKHLKQYSPLLAAFTTQGQSELTLLLKIQEYCYDNIHFMKAFQKIVVLFYKAEVLSEEPILKWYKDAHVAKGKSVFLEQMKKFVEWLKNAEEESESEAEEGD; this is encoded by the exons ATGCTTCTGGAGCAAAACTTGATTACCGCCGATATGCAGAAACACTCTTTGACATTCTGGTGGCCGGTGGAATGCTGGGTAAGT GTTTTTAACAAGTTAATCAGGCGCTACAAATACCTGGAGAAAGGTTTTGAAGATGAAGTAAAAAAG ttgctGCTGTTCTTAAAGGGTTTTTCAGAGTCGGAGAGGAACAAGCTGGCTATGTTGACTGGTGTTCTTCTGGCTAATGGAACACTTAATGCATCCATCCTTAATAGCCTTTATAATGAGAATTTGGTTAAAGAAG GGGTTTCAGCAGCTTTTGCTGTAAAGCTCTTTAAATcatggataaatgaaaaagatatcAATGCAGTAGCTTCAAGTCTTCGGAAAGTCAGCATGGATAACAGACTGATG GAACTTTTCCCTGCCAATAAACAAAGCGTTGAACACTTCACAAAGTATTTTACTGAGGCAGGCTTGAAAGAGCTTTCAGAGTATGTTCGGAATCAGCAAACCATAGGAGCTCGTAAGGAACTCCAGAAGGAACTTCAAGAACAGATGTCCCGTGGTGATCCATTTAAGGAT ATAATTTTGTATGTCAAGGAggagatgaaaaaaaacaacatcccAGAACCTGTTGTCATTGGAATAATCTGGTCCAGTGTAATGAGCACTGTGGAATGGAACAAAAAGGAGGAGCTTGTAGCAGAGCAAGCCATCAAGCACTTGAAG CAATACAGCCCTCTACTTGCTGCCTTCACTACTCAAGGTCAGTCTGAGCTGACTCTGTTACTGAAGATTCAGGAGTATTGCTATGACAACATTCATTTCATGAAAGCCTTCCAGAAAATAGTGGTGCTTTTTTAtaaag CTGAAGTCCTGAGTGAAGAGCCCATTCTGAAGTGGTATAAAGATGCACATGTTGCAAAGGGGAAAAGTGTCTTCCTTGAGCAAATGAAAAAGTTTGTAGAGTGGCTCAAAAATGCTGAAGAAG AATCTGAGTCTGAAGCTGAAGAAGGTGACTGA
- the BZW1 gene encoding eIF5-mimic protein 2 isoform X1, with product MNNQKQQKPTLSGQRFKTRKRDEKERFDPTQFQDCIIQGLTETGTDLEAVAKFLDASGAKLDYRRYAETLFDILVAGGMLAPGGTLADDMMRTDVCVFAAQEDLETMQAFAQVFNKLIRRYKYLEKGFEDEVKKLLLFLKGFSESERNKLAMLTGVLLANGTLNASILNSLYNENLVKEGVSAAFAVKLFKSWINEKDINAVASSLRKVSMDNRLMELFPANKQSVEHFTKYFTEAGLKELSEYVRNQQTIGARKELQKELQEQMSRGDPFKDIILYVKEEMKKNNIPEPVVIGIIWSSVMSTVEWNKKEELVAEQAIKHLKQYSPLLAAFTTQGQSELTLLLKIQEYCYDNIHFMKAFQKIVVLFYKAEVLSEEPILKWYKDAHVAKGKSVFLEQMKKFVEWLKNAEEESESEAEEGD from the exons ATGAATAATCAAAAGCAGCAAAAGCCAACGCTATCAGGCCAGcgttttaaaaccagaaaaagag ATGAAAAAGAGAGGTTTGACCCTACTCAGTTTCAAGACTGTATTATTCAAGGCTTAACTGAAACTGGTACTGATTTGGAAGCAGTAGCAAAGTTTCTTGATGCTTCTGGAGCAAAACTTGATTACCGCCGATATGCAGAAACACTCTTTGACATTCTGGTGGCCGGTGGAATGCTGG CCCCAGGTGGTACActggcagatgacatgatgcgTACAGATGTCTGTGTGTTCGCAGCACAAGAAGACCTGGAGACCATGCAAGCATTTGCACAG GTTTTTAACAAGTTAATCAGGCGCTACAAATACCTGGAGAAAGGTTTTGAAGATGAAGTAAAAAAG ttgctGCTGTTCTTAAAGGGTTTTTCAGAGTCGGAGAGGAACAAGCTGGCTATGTTGACTGGTGTTCTTCTGGCTAATGGAACACTTAATGCATCCATCCTTAATAGCCTTTATAATGAGAATTTGGTTAAAGAAG GGGTTTCAGCAGCTTTTGCTGTAAAGCTCTTTAAATcatggataaatgaaaaagatatcAATGCAGTAGCTTCAAGTCTTCGGAAAGTCAGCATGGATAACAGACTGATG GAACTTTTCCCTGCCAATAAACAAAGCGTTGAACACTTCACAAAGTATTTTACTGAGGCAGGCTTGAAAGAGCTTTCAGAGTATGTTCGGAATCAGCAAACCATAGGAGCTCGTAAGGAACTCCAGAAGGAACTTCAAGAACAGATGTCCCGTGGTGATCCATTTAAGGAT ATAATTTTGTATGTCAAGGAggagatgaaaaaaaacaacatcccAGAACCTGTTGTCATTGGAATAATCTGGTCCAGTGTAATGAGCACTGTGGAATGGAACAAAAAGGAGGAGCTTGTAGCAGAGCAAGCCATCAAGCACTTGAAG CAATACAGCCCTCTACTTGCTGCCTTCACTACTCAAGGTCAGTCTGAGCTGACTCTGTTACTGAAGATTCAGGAGTATTGCTATGACAACATTCATTTCATGAAAGCCTTCCAGAAAATAGTGGTGCTTTTTTAtaaag CTGAAGTCCTGAGTGAAGAGCCCATTCTGAAGTGGTATAAAGATGCACATGTTGCAAAGGGGAAAAGTGTCTTCCTTGAGCAAATGAAAAAGTTTGTAGAGTGGCTCAAAAATGCTGAAGAAG AATCTGAGTCTGAAGCTGAAGAAGGTGACTGA